Proteins encoded together in one Mycobacterium sp. MS1601 window:
- a CDS encoding nitrilase-related carbon-nitrogen hydrolase, giving the protein MTQPIQPWYAAAIQMPTEILWPHPVADVPSVIAANIATATAAVREAVASDPRPALILLPEYAFSGQPNGGTVAQWLEKGCAPVPGSITAHFAELARELGVYIGGNQFESDPEWPDRFFNTSWLIDPDGEVVLRYRRVHTAMWCSPHDVWDDYLARYGGLDQVWPVVDTPLGRIAMVPCGEIAVPEAVRTVALRGAEILLHPTWETRTPGQDAAKIVAASGNGLYVVSANVSGSLHGGQVDNRPSTDEVGSGSQIIAPTGVALAAEDAHRPAILKAEIDVESVRALRADLSMANPLLRLRMETIAATYQGSLYPPNAFLDLPLREYSQIQAPAAVARTRLEATAASGGAR; this is encoded by the coding sequence GTGACACAACCCATCCAGCCGTGGTACGCCGCGGCCATCCAGATGCCCACCGAGATCCTGTGGCCGCACCCGGTAGCCGACGTGCCGTCCGTCATCGCCGCCAACATCGCCACCGCGACTGCGGCCGTGCGGGAGGCCGTGGCCTCCGACCCGCGGCCGGCACTGATCCTGCTGCCCGAATATGCCTTCAGCGGCCAACCCAACGGCGGCACCGTCGCGCAGTGGCTCGAGAAGGGCTGCGCCCCGGTGCCGGGATCGATCACCGCGCATTTCGCCGAGCTGGCACGCGAACTCGGCGTCTACATCGGCGGAAACCAGTTCGAGAGCGACCCGGAGTGGCCGGACCGGTTCTTCAACACCAGCTGGCTCATCGATCCCGACGGTGAGGTGGTGCTGCGCTACCGGCGCGTGCACACCGCCATGTGGTGCTCTCCGCACGATGTCTGGGACGACTACCTGGCCCGCTACGGCGGTCTCGACCAGGTGTGGCCGGTGGTCGACACTCCGCTGGGACGCATCGCCATGGTGCCGTGCGGCGAGATCGCGGTACCCGAGGCCGTGCGCACCGTGGCCTTGCGCGGCGCCGAGATACTGCTTCACCCCACCTGGGAAACTCGTACGCCCGGCCAGGATGCGGCCAAGATCGTCGCGGCGTCCGGCAACGGGTTGTACGTCGTCTCGGCCAATGTCTCCGGATCCCTGCACGGCGGGCAGGTCGACAACCGACCCAGCACCGATGAGGTGGGCAGCGGCTCGCAGATCATCGCACCCACCGGTGTCGCCCTGGCCGCCGAGGACGCGCACCGCCCGGCGATCCTGAAGGCCGAGATCGACGTGGAGTCCGTGCGGGCGCTGAGGGCTGACCTGTCGATGGCCAACCCGTTGCTGCGGCTGCGGATGGAAACCATCGCCGCGACCTACCAGGGCAGCCTCTACCCGCCGAACGCGTTCCTGGACCTGCCGCTGCGGGAATACAGCCAGATCCAGGCACCCGCCGCAGTGGCCCGCACCCGTCTGGAGGCCACCGCGGCCAGTGGAGGTGCGCGATGA
- a CDS encoding Rieske 2Fe-2S domain-containing protein: MTSATKDLVVRFTPAEHQVLSRTGAGTALGDALRHYWVPALLSEEVADSPSAPVRVRLLGEDLIAFRGADGTVGLLAEHCIHRGASLWTGRVDHTGIQCVYHGWTFDTSGNCVQNPTCPALVSDERVRQPSYPTAEVGGLVFAYLGVGTPPSLPDLGWAQVPDSARFVSKRLHSCHWLQALEADIDSAHVAYLHREDLLAAGTPHTRAMIEHTDPDFCVERCEAGLSIAAIRHLPTGNDYVRINHWLAPFYTVVPADNPEGLLGIHAWVPIDDESCWVYGFTWTVRGDLTAEQRERFRRGVAGIYAELLPGQYLARRNPANNYEFDRHAQQCGTHWSGVAGNQEQDDIITASMGPAYDRSRERLVPTDAAVIATRRTLLAMAHDVERGVGAGSWPGATGLGYDLPSVFIEVGGGQDWHEAATAAMRVKQAAAVPAGERK, from the coding sequence ATGACCTCTGCGACAAAAGATCTGGTGGTGCGATTCACCCCTGCCGAGCACCAGGTGTTGTCCCGGACGGGAGCGGGCACCGCGCTGGGCGATGCGCTGCGCCACTACTGGGTGCCGGCGCTGCTCAGCGAGGAGGTGGCCGACTCGCCGTCGGCGCCGGTGCGGGTGCGCCTGCTCGGCGAAGACCTGATCGCGTTCCGAGGCGCCGACGGCACAGTCGGTCTGCTGGCCGAGCACTGCATCCACCGCGGTGCATCGCTGTGGACGGGACGGGTGGATCACACCGGCATCCAATGTGTTTACCACGGTTGGACTTTTGATACGTCAGGCAACTGCGTACAGAACCCGACCTGCCCAGCGCTGGTGTCCGACGAGCGGGTCAGGCAACCGTCGTATCCCACCGCCGAGGTGGGCGGACTGGTGTTCGCCTACCTCGGTGTGGGCACGCCCCCGTCCCTGCCTGATCTGGGCTGGGCGCAGGTGCCCGACAGCGCCCGGTTCGTCAGCAAGCGTCTGCACTCCTGCCACTGGCTGCAGGCGCTGGAGGCCGATATCGACTCCGCCCATGTGGCCTATCTGCACCGCGAAGACCTGCTTGCCGCCGGAACGCCGCACACCCGGGCGATGATCGAACACACCGATCCGGACTTCTGCGTCGAACGCTGCGAGGCGGGGTTGTCCATCGCCGCCATCCGGCATCTGCCCACCGGCAACGACTATGTGCGGATCAACCACTGGCTGGCCCCCTTCTACACCGTGGTGCCCGCCGACAATCCCGAAGGTCTGCTGGGCATCCACGCCTGGGTGCCCATCGACGACGAATCGTGCTGGGTGTACGGCTTCACCTGGACTGTGCGGGGGGACCTGACCGCCGAGCAACGCGAGCGCTTCCGCCGCGGTGTCGCGGGCATCTACGCCGAACTGCTGCCGGGGCAGTACCTGGCTCGTCGTAATCCGGCCAACAACTACGAATTCGACAGGCACGCCCAGCAGTGCGGCACGCACTGGTCCGGTGTGGCGGGCAATCAGGAACAGGACGACATCATCACCGCGTCGATGGGTCCGGCCTACGACCGCAGTCGCGAGCGGCTGGTACCCACCGACGCCGCGGTGATCGCCACCCGACGCACACTGCTGGCCATGGCGCACGATGTCGAGCGCGGCGTCGGTGCCGGAAGCTGGCCCGGCGCAACCGGACTGGGCTACGACCTGCCGTCGGTGTTCATCGAGGTCGGCGGCGGCCAGGACTGGCACGAGGCGGCCACCGCGGCGATGCGCGTCAAGCAGGCCGCTGCTGTGCCAGCCGGGGAGCGGAAATGA
- a CDS encoding Rieske 2Fe-2S domain-containing protein, protein MLSAERNKILTEVSAGKPMGELMRRYWIPAVLAEELLPNGRPIRLRLLGEDLVAFRDSEGKVGILEALCPHRKAPLYYGRNEDGGLTCIYHGWKFNTEGVCMQMPNVPMETQFTDRVHIRWYPTRELNGIVWTFMGAPELMPEDLPPLDFVAIPESHRLITKQRIDANWAQVLEGDFDPSHISFLHGSVTAYREFISRDPDATPEDAPEPEDGILTSKLERLYWHREPWPKLTVMSTPYGMFSGARRDAGPSTHYYRFNQFILPFYAGPPGDCELPAQCNIWVPMDDGTTIVWRVSYYVDRPLDDDERAELLDGHGAHVPVGGYREPDGSPESRWVPKLGRDNEYGLDHDNPYDYFAGIVGVWAQDRACTEGMGPILDRSTERLVSSDAAVAMVRRVLLNSAIALAETGAEPPAQDTFPPVTAIPNTVLPRTASWEEISSELYRKQTRQPSEAPA, encoded by the coding sequence ATGCTCAGCGCCGAACGCAACAAAATTCTGACCGAGGTGTCGGCCGGCAAGCCGATGGGCGAGCTCATGCGTCGGTATTGGATCCCGGCCGTGCTGGCCGAGGAGTTGTTGCCCAATGGTCGCCCCATTCGGCTCCGCCTGCTGGGCGAAGACCTGGTGGCCTTCCGTGACAGCGAGGGCAAGGTGGGCATCCTCGAGGCGTTGTGCCCGCACCGCAAGGCCCCGCTGTACTACGGCCGCAATGAAGATGGCGGACTGACCTGCATCTACCACGGCTGGAAGTTCAACACCGAAGGCGTCTGCATGCAGATGCCCAACGTTCCGATGGAGACCCAGTTCACCGACCGGGTGCACATCCGGTGGTATCCCACCCGCGAACTCAATGGCATCGTGTGGACCTTCATGGGTGCACCGGAGCTGATGCCGGAGGACTTGCCTCCGCTGGATTTCGTCGCTATTCCCGAAAGCCACCGGCTCATCACCAAACAGCGCATCGACGCCAACTGGGCGCAGGTCCTCGAAGGTGATTTCGACCCGTCGCACATCTCCTTCCTGCACGGGTCGGTGACCGCCTACCGCGAGTTCATCTCCCGTGACCCCGACGCGACGCCCGAGGATGCACCAGAACCCGAAGACGGCATCCTCACCTCGAAACTCGAACGGCTGTACTGGCATCGGGAACCGTGGCCGAAGCTGACCGTCATGTCCACCCCGTACGGCATGTTCTCCGGAGCGCGCCGCGACGCCGGCCCGTCCACGCACTACTACCGTTTCAACCAGTTCATCCTGCCGTTCTACGCAGGCCCGCCCGGGGACTGCGAACTGCCCGCACAGTGCAACATCTGGGTCCCGATGGACGACGGCACCACCATCGTCTGGCGGGTCTCCTACTACGTCGACCGCCCGCTGGACGACGATGAGCGTGCAGAGCTGCTCGACGGGCACGGCGCGCACGTCCCGGTGGGTGGGTACCGGGAACCCGACGGCAGCCCGGAGTCACGCTGGGTGCCGAAGTTGGGGCGCGACAACGAATATGGGCTCGACCACGACAATCCCTACGACTACTTCGCCGGCATCGTGGGCGTCTGGGCGCAGGACCGCGCGTGTACCGAGGGAATGGGCCCGATCCTCGACCGCTCCACCGAACGCCTGGTGTCCTCCGACGCAGCGGTGGCGATGGTCCGGCGGGTGCTGCTCAACAGTGCGATTGCACTTGCCGAAACCGGGGCGGAGCCACCTGCGCAGGACACCTTCCCCCCGGTGACGGCCATCCCCAACACTGTGCTTCCGCGCACCGCATCGTGGGAGGAGATCAGCTCCGAGCTCTACCGCAAGCAGACGCGTCAACCCTCTGAGGCACCGGCATGA
- the aspS gene encoding aspartate--tRNA ligase, with the protein MLRSHTAGSLRASDAGQTVTLAGWVARRRDHGGVIFIDLRDSSGVSQVVFRDAAVLEAAHRLRAEFCVLVEGVVEVRPEGNANTEIATGEIEVNATTLTVLSESAPLPFQLDETAGEEARLKYRYLDLRREGPGNALRLRSKVNAAARSVLSDHDFVEIETPTLTRSTPEGARDFLVPARLQPGSFYALPQSPQLFKQLLMVAGMERYYQIARCYRDEDFRADRQPEFTQLDMEMSFVDADDVIAVSEQILKALWSLVGYDLPLPLPRISYAEAMSRFGSDKPDLRFGVELVECTDYFADTPFRVFQAPYVGAVVMPGGASQPRRTLDGWQEFAKQRGHKGLAYVLVGEDGTLGGPVAKNLSEAERDGLAAHVGAAPGDCVFFAAGAAKSARALLGATRIEIAKRLDLIDPDVWAFTWVVDWPMFESADDATASGDVAVGSGAWTAMHHAFTSPTPESEATFDTDPGAALSNAYDIVCNGNEIGGGSIRIHRRDVQERVFAMMGIDHDEAQEKFGFLLDAFTYGAPPHGGIAFGWDRIVALLAGVDSIREVIAFPKSGGGVDPLTDAPAPITPQQRKESGIDAKPKTAGRVAD; encoded by the coding sequence GTGCTGCGCAGTCATACCGCCGGTTCGTTGCGGGCCTCCGACGCAGGCCAGACGGTGACGTTGGCCGGGTGGGTGGCGCGGCGCCGCGACCACGGCGGCGTCATCTTCATCGACCTGCGCGACTCGTCCGGGGTGTCGCAGGTGGTGTTCCGAGATGCCGCGGTTCTCGAAGCCGCGCATCGGCTGCGCGCCGAGTTCTGCGTGTTGGTGGAAGGCGTGGTCGAGGTGCGGCCCGAGGGCAACGCCAATACCGAGATCGCCACCGGCGAGATCGAGGTCAACGCCACCACGCTGACCGTGCTGAGCGAGAGCGCACCGCTACCCTTCCAGCTCGACGAGACCGCCGGCGAAGAGGCGCGGCTGAAGTACCGATACCTCGACCTGCGCCGGGAGGGGCCGGGTAACGCGCTGCGTCTGCGCTCGAAGGTCAACGCCGCAGCCCGCTCGGTGCTGTCCGATCACGATTTTGTGGAGATCGAGACGCCGACGCTCACCCGGTCCACCCCGGAGGGTGCCCGCGACTTCCTGGTTCCGGCGCGGCTGCAGCCGGGCTCGTTCTACGCCCTGCCGCAGAGCCCGCAGCTGTTCAAGCAGCTGTTGATGGTGGCGGGCATGGAGCGTTACTACCAAATCGCGCGGTGTTACCGCGACGAGGATTTCCGCGCCGACCGGCAGCCGGAGTTCACCCAGCTGGACATGGAGATGAGCTTCGTCGACGCCGACGACGTGATTGCGGTGTCGGAGCAGATCCTCAAGGCGCTGTGGTCGCTGGTCGGCTACGACCTGCCTTTGCCGCTGCCGCGGATCAGCTATGCCGAAGCCATGAGTCGGTTCGGCTCCGACAAGCCGGACCTGCGCTTCGGTGTCGAACTCGTCGAGTGCACCGACTACTTCGCCGACACCCCGTTCCGGGTGTTCCAGGCGCCCTACGTCGGCGCTGTCGTCATGCCGGGCGGGGCGTCGCAGCCGCGTCGCACCCTCGACGGTTGGCAGGAATTCGCCAAGCAACGCGGGCACAAAGGCTTGGCCTATGTGCTGGTTGGTGAGGACGGCACTCTCGGCGGACCCGTCGCCAAGAACCTGTCCGAGGCCGAACGTGACGGTCTGGCCGCGCACGTAGGTGCCGCACCGGGCGACTGTGTGTTCTTCGCGGCCGGTGCGGCCAAGAGTGCCCGCGCGCTGCTGGGGGCCACCCGCATCGAGATCGCCAAGCGCCTGGACCTGATCGACCCGGACGTCTGGGCCTTCACCTGGGTGGTGGACTGGCCGATGTTCGAGTCGGCCGACGACGCCACCGCCTCCGGCGATGTCGCGGTGGGGTCCGGTGCCTGGACAGCCATGCACCACGCCTTCACCTCACCTACTCCCGAGTCCGAGGCCACTTTCGACACCGACCCGGGTGCGGCGCTGTCCAACGCCTACGACATCGTGTGCAACGGCAACGAGATCGGCGGGGGATCGATCCGCATCCACCGGCGCGACGTCCAGGAGCGGGTGTTCGCGATGATGGGCATCGATCACGACGAGGCGCAGGAGAAGTTCGGATTCCTGTTGGACGCCTTTACCTACGGCGCGCCGCCGCATGGCGGGATCGCCTTCGGCTGGGACCGCATCGTGGCCCTGCTGGCCGGGGTTGATTCGATCCGCGAAGTGATCGCCTTCCCCAAGTCCGGCGGCGGCGTCGACCCGCTGACCGACGCTCCGGCGCCCATCACGCCGCAGCAGCGTAAGGAATCCGGCATCGACGCCAAGCCGAAAACCGCTGGGCGAGTGGCGGACTAG